In one Lolium rigidum isolate FL_2022 chromosome 3, APGP_CSIRO_Lrig_0.1, whole genome shotgun sequence genomic region, the following are encoded:
- the LOC124697893 gene encoding uncharacterized protein LOC124697893, with product MQPPKWKVAVEGAAGIGGVGGGDQRRRCVAASLSMLIAATLAFLAYVAFFPDDGAGGVYRWWSCQDCRGAALGEFPPDDAAPADGPTAAVRRHHTPTTLSHIVFGIGASARTWDQRRGYAELWWRPQTMRGHVWLDEEPVTPWPSSTCPPYRVSPDASRFGNRASASRMARIVADSFLAISSDLANDTAATPEARWFVMGDDDTVFFPENLVATLRKYDHDEMYYVGAPSESVEQNVMHSYGMAFGGGGFAVSYPAAAELAGAMDGCLDRYSQFYGSDQRVQACLSELGVPLTREPGFHQVDIRGDAYGMLAAHPVAPLVSLHHLDHIEPISPAGHSPLEAVRPLVHASQFDPARLLQQAFGYQRGPGYVWSVSVAWGYTAQLYPWAVAPHELEVPLQTFKTWRSWANGPFVFNTRPLMGTDTPCWRPAMFFLSRVRNGTAGGTVSEYVRRRDGKAEKECDKASFRAASTVHTVKVFAPKMSQNEWRRAPRRHCCKTKRTSWGSVLEVRIRYCSRGELTTP from the exons ATGCAGCCGCCCAAATGGAAGGTGGCCGTGGAGGGCGCCGCAGGgatcggcggcgtcggcggcggcgaccagcGCCGGCGGTGCGTGGCGGCCTCGCTGTCCATGCTGATCGCGGCCACCCTGGCGTTCCTCGCCTACGTCGCCTTCTTCCcggacgacggcgccggcgggGTCTACCGCTGGTGGAGCTGCCAGGACTGCCGCGGCGCCGCGCTGGGCGAGTTCCCGCCCGACGACGCCGCGCCGGCCGACGggcccaccgccgccgtccgccgccaccATACGCCGACGACGCTCTCGCACATCGTGTTCGGCATCGGCGCCTCGGCGCGGACGTGGGACCAGCGCCGCGGCTACGCGGAGCTCTGGTGGCGGCCTCAAACCATGCGCGGCCACGTCTGGCTCGACGAGGAGCCCGTGACCCCATGGCCATCCTCAACCTGCCCGCCCTACCGCGTCTCCCCCGACGCGTCCCGGTTCGGCAACCGCGCCTCCGCCTCGCGCATGGCCAGgatcgtggccgactccttcctcgCCATCTCCTCCGACCTGGCAAACGACACCGCCGCCACCCCCGAGGCGCGGTGGTTCGTGATGGGCGACGACGACACGGTCTTCTTCCCGGAGAACCTGGTGGCCACGCTGCGCAAGTACGACCACGACGAGATGTACTACGTCGGGGCGCCGTCCGAGAGCGTCGAGCAGAACGTCATGCACTCCTACGGCATggccttcggcggcggcggcttcgccGTCAGCTACCCGGCCGCCGCCGAGCTCGCCGGGGCCATGGACGGATGCCTCGACCGCTACTCGCAGTTCTACGGCAGCGACCAGCGCGTGCAGGCATGCCTCAGCGAGCTCGGCGTGCCGCTCACACGCGAGCCAGGGTTCCACCAG GTGGACATCCGGGGCGACGCGTACGGGATGCTGGCGGCCCACCCGGTGGCCCCACTGGTCTCGCTCCACCACCTCGACCACATCGAGCCCATCAGCCCTGCGGGCCACAGCCCACTGGAAGCAGTCCGGCCGCTGGTGCACGCGTCGCAGTTCGACCCGGCCCGGCTCCTCCAGCAGGCCTTCGGGTACCAGCGCGGGCCGGGCTACGTCTGGTCCGTGTCCGTCGCCTGGGGCTACACGGCGCAGCTCTACCCGTGGGCCGTGGCCCCGCACGAGCTGGAGGTGCCGCTGCAGACCTTCAAGACCTGGCGGAGCTGGGCCAACGGGCCCTTCGTGTTCAACACGCGGCCGTTGATGGGCACCGACACCCCGTGCTGGCGGCCGGCCATGTTCTTCCTCAGCCGCGTCCGGAACGGGACCGCCGGCGGCACCGTGAGCGAGTACGTGAGGCGGCGCGACGGGAAGGCTGAGAAGGAGTGCGACAAGGCCAGCTTCCGCGCCGCGTCCACGGTTCATACTGTCAAGGTCTTCGCTCCCAAGATGAGCCAGAACGAGTGGAGACGG GCGCCACGGCGGCACTGCTGCAAAACCAAGAGGACGAGCTGGGGCTCCGTGCTGGAGGTGCGGATACGCTATTGCAGCCGAGGAGAGCTCACCACGCCGTGA